The DNA region accaTGCTAATATCTCTAAAACCAGCCGTTTTCGACAAAATGGCATTCTAAGTTATAAACgcataaaacataaacaaaacatttaatagtAGAAACAatcagttattaaaaataatttctttaaagaaaacagtttaattacagttcaattacaatttataataaataactaattattattaactttccTTAAAACTGGTTCAAAATGACTGCCACCTAGACGCCTGCATAGATTAATTCTATGCAAGAAATTAAGTTGTAGTCtttgaaaaacttctttatCATTTCTAATTACATTTGTACATTGCTGAATCCTTTGCCACAGATCATCTCTATTATTTACAGATGTcgaataaactttttcttttaagctTCCCCAAAAGAAATAATCCATAGGTGTCATATCTGGAGAGCGTGGTGGCCATTGTACTGGAGCGTTGTTACCTCTGCCAATCCATCTGTTTGGATATTGCTGATTTAAAAAGGCTCGAACATTAACAGAATGATGAGGAGGAGCTCCGTCGTGCATAAACCATACTTTTTGCCTCAGAGCTAAAGTTAAGTCTTCCAGCAATTCTGGCATcgtatttttcagaaaatttaaataattttctccattaagCCGATCAGGTAAAATAACAGGACCAACAATGAAATTATCTACTATTCCAGCCCAAACGTTGATTCTAAAATCCTTTTGGTGGTGTCGTACTTTGGCTGTATGCGGATTTACCTCGGCATAGACATGTTCattatgaatatttgatattcCAGTTCTAGTAAAACACGCCTCAtctgtaaacaaaatttttttgtggaaaaacatATCCTGCGTTCTCTGGTCATTTAtgaaagaacaaaaatcaAGTCGTAATTGGATATCTCCTGGTAAAAGCTCTTGAACTTTTTGTAAATGGTAAGGATGTAGCAAGTAATCCTTTGTAACACGATTTATCACACTTTTAGATATGTTTAGTTCTAAGCACAATCTCCTGCAGCTTATAGACGGTTCTCCATTAATTCGctctaaaatttgttcttctgCAGCGGAAGTCCTTATAGTGCGAGGATGTCCACAATTAACCATATAAGGAGCCAAACTGCCTGTTTCACGAAGCCGTCTTTCGATTCTTGCAAATGTTTGATGGTTTGGAATGCGTCTGTTTGGAAACATATCATGATATGTCCTTACAGATTTCCGACCATTTCCTCGACAAAACCCGTATGTTAACAACATATCCGTCATTTCTGCATTACTGTACCTTTCATTGGACATTTTGTAATGACGTACTACTATTAGTACTATTTAGATATCAGGAAATcacataaaaaagaaaaaaaatgatttgaaactTTCGAAGTGCCATTTAAAACAATGCAATAACAACAACTGCCTTAAATGTCATGTATTACGACTTGATATTTTATGCGTTTATAACTTAGAATGCCATTTTGTCGAAAACGGCTGGTTTTAGAGATATTAGCAtggtatactttttttaagtaaaaaaggtgggaaaaacatttctgaaactCAAAGTGACGTACACCGTGacacaaaaaagtattggcgacttaaatgtattgaaatagCTACTTGTGGCGCCCCCTAGGAGATACAACGAAATCGACgataaatttggatttctggTCCCGAGAAATTccgaaatacaaaatttcctgaagttatttcgaagcagtagaaatatattaaagaaaatgtgatttaattttccacctttgacgccctgtatctcggttattaATTAACTAAGGCACTAAGGCAAGtgtagttaaatcgacttattttgaaCTGTACTCTAcgtggtagagcgttgtacacATCTtttagggacaccctgtatatatatatatatatatacatatatatatatatatatatgtatattggaGGTTTGATTAGAACGGATTAAGATACTTGAGCATTGTCTCAGGGCGAAGTCAAATATAAGACATAAACAAATGCCATGTTCCTTAAAGAcccatttgaaaatttctaagaaTACTGCATTCTAGACTATCTATATGTTCCCATGGATGTACCCCCAATTTTATGTCAAGTTCATATTTTCCAGACAAGGTAGCTCAACATCAGATCAGTTCATTTCCTTTTGTATGTCTTAGGTCGGGATTATTCAGCTCCACATCAATAATTCATATAGCGATATCCAGATTAATTTgagtttgaaaatataatttgtttacatGTGTTGTTGacaaaaattagatttacGACTATGAGTTGATTATATGAAGCTTATTTATGTACTAAGTTCCAATACCTCTTCCAAATTTTTGAGTAGAAACGATCCAATTGAAACTTACACATATGAGCCCTGAAAGTGTAGGCAGACAGTtcgaatttgaagaaaatttctatGGTGAGTCATTTGATGATGGGGAAAGAATCTTCATATTAAAGAATCAACAAGAgggttaaataaatatttatacatatgCTTAATCgtcaaaaaaaataatcactCATTTTCTGAATTGCGTATATTTGTTGATTGTTAGAATGCCAGTGTCCAGCGGTCGGTCAGTGACAACATACTTTATTGCAACCTCCAACGTAGATACGTCTATGAAAAATACACGAAATAATTCTTGCCAAAGTTCCTTTTCCTTTCAAATGACCCGAACCGAACCGGTCA from Euwallacea similis isolate ESF13 chromosome 20, ESF131.1, whole genome shotgun sequence includes:
- the LOC136415577 gene encoding uncharacterized protein, which produces MSNERYSNAEMTDMLLTYGFCRGNGRKSVRTYHDMFPNRRIPNHQTFARIERRLRETGSLAPYMVNCGHPRTIRTSAAEEQILERINGEPSISCRRLCLELNISKSVINRVTKDYLLHPYHLQKVQELLPGDIQLRLDFCSFINDQRTQDMFFHKKILFTDEACFTRTGISNIHNEHVYAEVNPHTAKVRHHQKDFRINVWAGIVDNFIVGPVILPDRLNGENYLNFLKNTMPELLEDLTLALRQKVWFMHDGAPPHHSVNVRAFLNQQYPNRWIGRGNNAPVQWPPRSPDMTPMDYFFWGSLKEKVYSTSVNNRDDLWQRIQQCTNVIRNDKEVFQRLQLNFLHRINLCRRLGGSHFEPVLRKVNNN